One genomic window of Conger conger chromosome 7, fConCon1.1, whole genome shotgun sequence includes the following:
- the LOC133133028 gene encoding E3 ubiquitin-protein ligase RNF26-like codes for MGLIYIVFCAFGKLLDVLCFVLDLNFWVVNSVIRLLTGVISFLHNLPSLLSSSAMECWNLALVCILTAAEGFASAAQGSFHALGSGLQALSGVSESFKMAGHLSSHVLLRTKELVHRGLLSGHSVLRQAFEGCGIALSLAIYFVNTVVNMLLIGTQNCLTAVASVWDVVSGPLQKALELALTILTFMYSSLVAVSVLLWAPFKQALEFLGSLGHIFVTVFLLNVYGLVLTLAVVLAVTAVYVNPQLPRRAAQGALRYVGTVPALHRLQRALYRLYLLALERAQTVLERGVWQRAPTQGSQTGRGGREGGGDRSEGDPSRQRPPGSPAFRARRAPDEGDVAPARQAPQGGRRPDGDAQDPGLLCSSADRPLQRQPHAPADSLLTLLKEHEERKKCVICQDCVKHVLLLPCRHLCLCRDCADILLRQPPHQHSCPLCRQPIGHTMDVYL; via the coding sequence GTTTCGTGCTGGATTTGAACTTTTGGGTCGTAAACTCAGTGATACGGCTGTTGACCGGTGTAATCTCCTTCCTGCACAACCTGCCCTCGCTGCTGTCCAGCTCCGCCATGGAGTGCTGGAACCTCGCGTTGGTGTGCATCCTCACGGCCGCGGAGGGGTTTGCGAGCGCTGCGCAGGGCTCGTTTCATGCGCTGGGAAGCGGACTGCAGGCTCTGAGTGGCGTGTCTGAGAGCTTCAAGATGGCAGGCCACCTGTCCTCTCACGTGCTACTGCGCACCAAGGAGCTAGTGCATCGCGGACTGCTGTCTGGGCACTCGGTGCTTCGCCAGGCCTTCGAGGGCTGCGGCATCGCGCTCAGCCTGGCTATCTACTTCGTCAACACTGTCGTCAACATGCTGCTCATCGGCACGCAGAACTGCCTTACAGCGGTGGCCAGCGTGTGGGACGTGGTGTCCGGGCCGCTGCAGAAGGCACTGGAGCTGGCCCTCACCATCCTCACCTTCATGTACAGCAGCCTGGTGGCCGTGTCCGTCCTGCTCTGGGCCCCTTTCAAGCAGGCCCTGGAGTTCCTGGGCTCGCTCGGCCACATCTTCGTCACGGTCTTCCTGCTCAACGTGTACGGCCTGGTGCTGACTCTGGCGGTGGTCCTCGCCGTCACCGCGGTCTACGTGAACCCGCAGCTGCCCCGGCGGGCGGCGCAGGGCGCCCTGCGCTACGTGGGCACCGTGCCCGCCCTGCACCgcctgcagagggcgctgtaCCGCCTGTACCTGCTGGCCCTGGAGCGCGCGCAGACCGTGCTGGAGAGGGGCGTGTGGCAGCGAGCGCCGACGCAGGGCAGCCAGACGGGACGCGGCGGGAGGGAAGGGGGCGGCGATCGCTCCGAGGGCGACCCGTCGAGGCAGAGGCCCCCGGGCAGCCCGGCTTTTCGCGCCCGGCGCGCCCCGGACGAGGGCGACGTGGCCCCGGCCCGCCAGGCCCCGCAGGGCGGCCGGCGGCCGGACGGCGACGCCCAGGACCCGGGCCTGCTGTGCTCGAGCGCGGACCGGCCCCTGCAGAGGCAGCCGCACGCCCCCGCCGACAGCCTGCTCACCCTGCTGAAGGAGCACGAGGAGCGCAAGAAGTGCGTGATCTGCCAGGACTGCGTGAAGCACGTCCTGCTGCTGCCCTGCCGTCACCTGTGCCTGTGCCGCGACTGCGCCGACATCCTCCTGCGGCAGCCCCCCCACCAGCACAGCTGCCCCCTGTGCCGGCAGCCCATCGGGCACACCATGGACGTCTACCTCTGA